The proteins below come from a single Dermacentor albipictus isolate Rhodes 1998 colony chromosome 7, USDA_Dalb.pri_finalv2, whole genome shotgun sequence genomic window:
- the LOC135911520 gene encoding uncharacterized protein → MHPQHHEARRRAPAKALHRYYGPEPDAVWVDAACMGEQAVAAVVGSSLSPLITLPLPPHTSPEAAEEAAIAIAITHTEARYIITDSKTAILNFARGRVHVPAFCILDSPAAPPPRHVELIWVPAHSGNPGNEAANPLARGSINRAQVASDPGFTKERMHSFSDLTQAYRAARQIYPPPHPSLDNRHATLWRRLQTHTLPSPVTLSHYHPSFPTPACALCPEPFASAIHILSLCPADPPPRGLEHLTSWGDWETVLRSEDPATQTIATSRAASVMDLRNINT, encoded by the coding sequence ATGCATCCACAACACCACGAGGCGCGCCGCCGAGCTCCAGCTAAGGCGCTCCATCGTTATTACGGCCCCGAACCGGACGCCGTATGGGTGGACGCCGCATGCATGGGAGAGCAAGCGGTTGCCGCCGTGGTGGGCTCCTCCCTCTCCCCACTCATCACACtacccctccccccacacacttccccagaagctgcagaggaagctgcGATTGCCATTGCCATCACCCATACGGAAGCCCGGTACATAATAACAGATTCAAAAACAGCTATACTAAATTttgcacgaggccgagtccatgttcctgctttttgcatactggactcgcccgCTGCACCTCCACCCCGCCATGTGGAGCTGATATGGGTGCCTGCGCACTCCGGGAATCCCGGGAACGAGGCTGCCAACCCTTTAGCCCGAGGTTCTATTAACCGGGCTCAGGtggcctccgatccgggattcacgaaggagcgcatgcactctttcagcgATCTGACGCAGGCTTATAGGGCAGCACGTCAGATCTACCCCCCACCTCACCCATCCCTAGACAACAGGCATGCGACACTGTGGAGGCGACTCCAGACCCACACACTCCCCTCCCCTGTCACCCTATCCCATTACCATCCCTCTTTCCCCACGCCCGCCTGCGCCCTCTGTCCCGAACCGTTCGCATCCGCCATCCACATCCTCTCGCTTTGCCCGGCggaccctcccccgcggggcctggagcacctgaCATCGTGGGGGGACTGGGAGACCGTGCTCCGCTCTGAGGACCCGGCAACGCAGACCATCGCGACCAGCCGGGCTGCCAGTGTTATGGACCTACGGAACATAAACACTTGA